Below is a window of Flammeovirga kamogawensis DNA.
GTGATCGCTTCTAAAAAAACTTTTGAGCTTGCCAGCGATTTTGAATGCCAACTAGAACCAATAATTATTAATTTATCTACTTTTAATGAATTGGAACTCGTTAACCTCAAGGCAGAAATCCCCCCATCACTAAACCCTAAAATCACAGGGTTTACTAAATTTAATTGTTTAATAATTACTTCAATGTCCTTTTCAATACGAGCATATGTTAGTGCCGTATTTCCTAAAGTTGATTTACCTTGACCTCTACTATCAATTCCAATAATACGGTATTCATTTTTGAGTAACGGGATAATTCCATTAAAATCTTCTATGTTTCCAAATCCTCCATGAAGAAATAATAAAGGCTGTTTTTGAGGGTTTCCGATTTCTTCAAAATATATTTTAGCAGAATCAATTTCTATAAATGTATCTGATTGATGAGTAAATTTCATTTTTCTAAGAGTTAATTTTTTTTTACTAAAACACCTATGGTAAGTGTTTTTCGGGTTATAATTAAATATACTATTTTCTTTTAAAATGAGGTAACTACATGGTAAGGTTCAGCAGATAAATTACCAACTATTATAATTTTCTATGTTTTTACTTTAGCGCACAGAACTAAAAAAATGTGTTGTAGTATTCATAGAGCACTACAACACAATTTAGCTTCTAAAGATACAGTTTTTACTTGCTTGTAATTACTCTTTAATGAATTTTACTCTTGTTGATTTATCGATTTCTAATAGATACATGCCATTTGGTAAGTCACTGATATCAATACATTTGTTGTATACTTTCTTAGTATATGATTCCCCTTGTAGACTAACTATTTTCACATCATTTAATTGACGAGTTGAATAGATAAATAGCTTACCTTTTGAAGGGTTAGGATAAACATAAATGTCATTATTATTATTTTCTACTGATAATGGCAATTCAATATCTGCATCAATATTGTTAGGATCTGAACTTTCCTCTTGGTCATTTTGATCAATAATTTCTTCTGTATCACTATCTGATTCTGTAGGAGTTTCTCCCTCTTCATTTTCCTTAATTGTGTCACTTTCTTCTTCTGGGTCATTGTCTGCACCAGTAGTATCATCCTCTTCCGTTTGTTCCTCTTCCTCCACTTCTTCCACAGGTTCTTCCATATCTTCTACTTCAAAAGGAAAAATTTGAATTCCACCTATTGCTGATGTACCACCTTCTAATGCTGATAAAGTAAGTGTTACTTCTTCTTTATTTTTATAAGGACCAAAAATAGCATAAGTTCCTTCAGGGTAATTCTCTAGAGCATCATCAGTAGTTGAAATACTCGAGAGCATATACGGATATTCTTTTGTGTCTTCGCCTCCAAAAACATCAACACCTTTGTAGTACAAGGTGGTATTTCCATCAGAAATACTTGATTTTATATTTTCATCTTTAATTTTTTCATACATATAAAGGTTCTTACTATCTTTCTTAATACTTCCATTACTTTCATATAAGTATTTATATTCAGGTCTTTCTCCTGTTAGATAAACAATAATTTTATATCCAGTAGGGAATTGTGTTGCCAAATTTGACAGTGTTATTTGTAATGGTTTTGTACTTTCTTTTGATGTATATACCCCTGCTTGCAATGCACTTCTATTAGAACCTCCATAGTTAAGAATTCCTTCAGCATTTTTTACAGAATACGTAACAGTACTAGTAGTGTTATTTGACATTTGAAGTGGGGATGATTGTTGATAATCTATACTATTATTCCATCCTCCTGTAACTAAGCCCATACGTTCAATACCGAATTTCTCTATAATAGTCGAATAATCACCACTAGCTTCGGTAGCAAAATTGATATTAATTGAACATAGTGGTGTTACAACTTCCTTTCTAGGGTTGTTAACCAACCAATCTAAATAGCCTTCTTGTTCAAATTCTAATCCCCATACATTATGATCTTTTTCTGGAAGAATTTTCAATTTAGCATCAACTCCACCTATCAATAAACCTTTAGCTATAACTCTACTCGTATTGGCATCAACCTTAGGATCTTTATCTCCTGTAATTACCCAAGCACTAAAATTATTGTATTTAATAACACTGTCTTTTATAGAAAAATCTTTAGCCATAGCTGCTGCTGTAGAAGCCACTGTGGCAAAGGTATTACGCCCAATAGATCGCTCATAAACATACCAGTCCCAAGTTCCTCTTCCACCATAGCTATAACCACTTAAATGTACACGGTCTTCATCAACTTTATAAGTAGCTTTTATATAATCCCATAGTTTAGAAAGTTGTACATAATTCCATACTCCTTTTGTTCTAGGCCTAATAACCAAATATGGAGAGTCATCTTTATATAACCTTCCTATCTTTAAAGATACAGTTGTTTTAAATTCTTCTATAGATGATTTCTGTCCATTGTTACCATGTAGGTGAAAATATACAGGTACTTTATCTACTTCGTTATAGTTTTTGGGAAGTCGGATAGTATAATCAAAAATTACATTGCTGTTTACAGAAGCAGGAGATTCTTGAGATAATTCAATACCTAAAGTTGTTTCTTGAGCATTTGTTTCGCTGAAGAAAACTGTCAATAAAGACATTAAGAATACTGAAAATTGTAGTTGTTTTTGCATAATTATTATCATTTCACTTTTAAAAATGATAATGTATAAGCTCAACTATAGGTTTGATTCCAATAATTATTCAAAACGGTAGAGTGATTAAAAAATGAAACAATTTGGTCATTTATTAATACTTCGATTAAGGAAAATTGGTGTTCTATTTTAAAAATACAATAAAGTAAAAAGCTATTTTAATAAAAAAAGACAACCAATATGGTTGCCTTTTTATTTTTTAAATTTCGCTGTTAATCAATAACGAATGCTAACTTGTCGTTTGCTTCATATTCTCGTTTTCGTAATAATGCTTCTAAGTAGTAGTAATCTGCATAATTTAGCGGTTTATCAATCTCATTTTTATGAGGAATACTACCTACTGAATGCTTTAATAAAAAGAAGTTGTTATCTCCTACTTGTGCCATAAATTCTGGTTCAGATAATGTTGTTACAATTTTATCTGCATTCTCTAAATATCTTTCTGCATCTTCTGTTGGAACATAAGTAGCTAATTCATACAAAGCACTTGCTGTAACTGCCCCTGCCGATGCATCTCTTGGAGCATTAGGTATTCTTGGATCATTATAATCCCAATAAGGTACCATATCCTTAGGCATCGATTTATTAGTGAGCATATAGTTTGCAATTTTCTGTGCAAAATCTAGGTATTTTTGGTCTTTTGTAAAACGGTAACACGTTAAGTAACCATATAATCCCCATGCTTGTCCACGTGCCCAAGATGAATTATCTGCATAACCTTGTGCAGTTTGTCTATGCCTAACTTCACCATTTGTGCTATCATAATCAACCACATGGTAGCTGCTAAAATCTGGTCTATAATGGTGCTGCATTGTTTTATCTGCATGCTTAATTGCAATATCTCTATACGTATTGTCTCCAGATAAATCAGATGCTTTAAACAGTAATTCTAGATTCATCATATTGTCTATAATTACCGGGTACTCCCATCCTCTTTCACTTTGCCAGCCCTTATCAACATCCCAAGAAAGAATAACCCCAACTTCTGGATGGAATCTACTTGAAAGTGATTTAGCTGAATTAATTAGCACCTCTTTGTACTCTTCTGTATGGTCTAGTCTTAATCCGTTCCCAAAAGAACAGTTGATGATAAAACCAACGTCATGGTTACCTTTATGAAACTGGTTATGAGCAACTTTTTTAGAATACTCTTTTGCTAGTTCTTCCCATTTAGGATCTTTTGTATATTCATATAAGTACCATAAAGAACCAGGAAAAAAGCCTTGTGTCCAGTCATATTCACCCACCAAATATTTAGTAGTCACACCATCATTTAAAATACTTCTTGGTATCTGATCATGGTTATCTGCTTCTTCTTCTAAAAGAGTATATTGTTGTTCTGCTCTATCAAATACTCTATCTACAACTTTAGTTTGTTCTTCTGTTTTAGTCTCGCAAGAAGTGACAGATACAAATAATGCTATAGTAGTCGCTATTTTTAAAAATCTATTGTTCATTATATTGATATTTTCAAATGTGAAGTAATCACTGTTCAATTTTAGTTTGCATGTCTCGTAATACAAAAATGGTCGTTAAGACATTATTAAAGGGTTTGAATTATTCAATAAGTAGGACTTATCATCCATTATATAAGTAAATTGGCTGTTTTGAACCGTTATATACATTCATTGAATTTATAGTGAACAGCAGTTATTTATCAAAAAACAACTGCTGTCCACTTCTTTTATTGCTTTATAAACTTCTTTAAGATTATCTCTCCATCAGAAATTATATTTACGTAATACATTCCAGATGATAGGGTATCTAATCTAATTACCGTTTCTTGTGCTTTAATATCTCTACTCATTACTTGTTGCCCCATTCCGTTAAAAAATACTGCTTTTGTTCCTTCTTTAACAGTGGTCATTTTTAATGTAAGTTGAGTAGTTGCAGGAACTGGGTAAAGTACTACATCAGCGTTCCAAACATCTCCGATAGAAGTAGGTCCATTTTCTCTATATATCCCTTCAAATATTAATTCAGGAACTTGCTCATCAACTGAATAAGAAGATGAAAATCTCACCCAATTAGAGCCCGTCACTTTAAAAGTCACCTCCTTCGAACCTTGTTCTAACGCCGCTTTTACGTAATCAGACACATCGAAATAGTAGTCTATTTGGTTTCCATTATGTTCCATACTCGGAATTGTATTTTCGGCAAGTATTGCAGCGTCATCTGCCACTAAATCACTGCCAGACGTACCTAAAGTAGTACTGTAAGATACTTCATTAGCAAACCAAGATGTTGCTGTAGAACCAAAAACATTTATATCAGAATCTTCCGACATGTTTGTCTTATCTGCATATAATTTCAACATTACTTTATCTACACTTTCCATAACAGAAAGATCAAATTTTAAGTAAGTAGCCTTATCGTTACTACCAATTTCTAAGTAATTACTTGTTGCAAAATTTTCTGTTGGATATTGTGATGTCACATACGTATCATCTATAATATCTGCAGCAAAATTCTCTTTTGCAATTACTTTATACTGATACACAAGGTTTCCATCCTGAGATATACTTTCTACAATACAGCCTGCGTATACATCTGCAACAATTTGGTGCGTAGATGGGGCAATTACTGTGATAGATCCTCCTTCTGGAGCAATAACGTCTTCTAAAAATTGTGCTTTGCTTTGTGCAATATCAATACCTTCAATTTCTCCCATTTCTGTTGCCTCTGTTGGGTGAATGATTGAATAAGTAGCCGAACTTATTTCTGCAGAAGTAATTAACTCTACTTGTTTTGGTTTAAACTGAAAAGCTGAAATATAAGGTGCATTTGCAACAACAGAAGATCTATATATTGACGTGAAAATTGCTTTTCCATCAGTATCTAAAATGTTCGTAATTTCTCTAATAATAAAGGTCTGCACAGAATCTGCTTCGCTAATTTCTCCTAAGTTTAAAGGAATCGAAATTAGTTGATCTTCGTCTGATTGATATAACTCAATAAAGCCTACTCTTTTAAATAGTCCTTCTGGTTTAGCATCAAATGTTACGGTAGTCTCATCAAAATCAACTGCTGCAGCAACTACTTCGTAACTTACAGATGTTCCTTTGTAGGCTCTTCCTGTAATATTTAGATTTACTTCTGTAAGTGTATCTAAATTCATTAATGAACTCACATTAAAAGACAATAAGGCTTCTCTTAAATAGGTGCTATTTGTGGCTGCTACAATTTCTATCTTAGAATTATCAAAATAATTTTTAGACGAGTTACTTCCTCCTCTTACCATTACGTCTTTTCTAGATGCATACGTTTTGTTTTCTGTATTAGAGAAACCATAATGAATTGTATACACTTTAGAAATACCATCTGCAGAAGATACTTCTATTTGATGTGTACTTCCATTTACTGAATGTTTAGGCGTAATTGTTACCGTATTACTTGCATCTGTATCTACAATAAGCGTTGGCATTACTGCTTCTGTAGATGTGTGTGCTACAAAGTAATTTTCCGTTTCTGGAGAAAATTCTTCTATTTGTTTTCCATCAATAGAAATACCAAAAACTAGTGTACCTTTTGCTAAACGGTCTGTCAATTGCTGTTGGAACACAGAGGCTGGATACACTCCTTTTTTATTTAAGCCTTCAACATAAATTCCTGATGTAGCTCTATCTGCTCTAGAACCTGCAATTTGTACATTAGAAGCTTCAGGATTATAAACACCAATTACTTTACTCTGAGGGTACATTAAGTAACTTTGCTCTTCCTGTCCAAGAAGTGCCATCCACCAAGCATAGAAAAATTCATTTTCAATTGCACTAATTTCGTTAGGTACTTCTAAGTTCCAGAATACATTAGCAATTCCACTATTTGGCATATTTTCCATTGCTCCAGATCCTTCACATCTAATATTATTTACATTTTCAATTAGGTTAGCCGCTGGAAAACCTCCTCCATGAAAATCGACTGTACCGTCATAATCACCTAATTCTATATTTGTAAATACATTACCAACCATTATACCCGTACCCCCAATTGGGTGCGTTCTAAATGCTGATATTTTAGCATCTTTTAAAACATTTCCATAACCGTTAACTTTAATACCATGATGCCCATCTTTACCAATAACATTTATACCTTGAAGGGTAAGTCCTTTTGATAAACTGGTGTTTAAATCCCATGTAAAGTTTTCAAAAGTAACATCTTTCACCCAAGAGTTTGATAACTTACTCAATTGAAGTGCACACCATCCGTAATCCATTTCATAGACTGTCTTTTCATCTTCTTGAGAGCCGTCTTCGTTCTTACCATGGTGCTTGTATTCTCCAGACCAAGCCGAAGAAAAACGTAGGTTTTCAATACCTGTTTCTGTAGTATAATTTGTTGTTGAGATCACCGTTTCATATCTCGTTTCTAAATCAATCGGTAATGGCTCTTTTATAGAAATGTGTTTTCCATTTACGTTAATTACCTCTACAGACCACTGAAATGCTGTTGATCTATTAAAGCTTGACCATCTATCATCTTTTGCTAATGGGAAGACCATTTTTCTAGAAGCCATATCATCACCTTCTGCATTTTTTACTGTGATTAAAATAAAATCACCAGCTTTTAATGCTGTTTCCGTATCTACAATAAGGTGTCTATCACCTTGTATTGCGGTCTTTTCTAGTTTAGCAACCTCTGTTCCCGATCTACCCCAAATACGCATTCCAAATGTTCCAAACTCAGTACCTTTTCGTGGTATTTGATTATGGAAATACAATACAGTTCCATCTTCTCCTTGGCCTTCACCTCTTAAAACAATATTACTTTTACTGAAGTTAATGGTTACTAGATCTTCAGGATTTGTTAGAAAATCATATTGCCCTTTAGGAAGAAGTAGTACTCCACCTCCCGCTTTTCCCATTTCTTCAAATGCTGTATTTAACGCTACTGCATCATCTTTATTATCATTTGGAAGTATACCAAAATCAACTGCATTATGCGTAACCGAAAGTGTTGGAATTTCAATTTCACTGTTATGATAACCAGCATAGGAGAAGTTAGGTAAAATCGACTTATCTCCTTTCTCTTGAAAGTCTTTCCAAATTTCAGGAATCCATTCTGTCGCTACTGGTGGGGCAATACTTTCGGTAATAGTTACTGTGTATGGAAAGACGATTTCAGACTGGTCTACTGTATTTGTAACAACAATATTGAAAGTATATGTTCCAACAGATGGCTTCTCATTAAATACAATTTCGTTACTTTCATTTATCGAAACTACTGCTGCGTCTTCTCCAGAAATAGAGTAGGTATATGTAGCATTTTCAGCTCCTCCTTCTGTAGTAAGTTCGCCTATTAAAAATGATTCTGTTATATCATCTTCATTAATTTCTTGCTGATCAGATGTATTTCCTCCAACTACTAAACTAATTGTTGAATTAATACGAACCTGAACCTCTAAAGTAGTTATTTGTCCGTTATCTGCAGTTCCTTTTATTATTAATGATGCTGTAGGTTGCGTTGCCGCTTCTAGAGCTTCTGCTGTAGTTATTGTTCCTTCAGTAAGCGTAAACAAATTAGCATCATCACCTTCTAAAGTATACGTTACAGCTAAACCTTTGTCTTCTTCTACAATTGTGGCCACCTCAATTCCTGCATCTCCTTCAGTAATTTCAGGGCTTTCTGGAGTTGTTGCAAATGCTGGCACAGGAATTACATCTACATTAAAAGAAGAAGCTGTTGCCCCGCCTGCGTTAGCTGCTGTAATTGTAAAACCAGATGGTCTTGTAAAATAATCAAGTGATTTATTTAAGATGACATCATTTCCACTTAATCGATAAGTTGGATTTGATGTGGTCGTTACATTACAAATTGGAAGGATCGTATTTTTGATATTTGTATCAGAATATGTTGCTCTAAATGCAACCCATAATTTTGTATTCCCTAAAATATAAGCCGACAGGTCTAAATTTGTTACATTGATTCCTGATAAATCATCTAAATTAAAATTATCTAATTTCAAGAAGTCTGCAGAAACATTTTCTTTAACAACTTGCCAACCTGAATGTGTTAATGGGTTTACAGGAGCTGTAGTACTCACTACAATTTCTAAAGAATTGTCTGACAAAGTTCCGTAGCGAGATGCTCCACCATATTCTAAAACTAAGTTCGATATATCAGATACATCAATTGCTCTATCTAATAACAAATAAGATGTAAAAGCTTCTTTTGTCGCATCGGTACCATTTCCATTTTTTATTAATGGATAGTATACTTCTTCACCGTTCAATGTTATTTTTTGGGTACTCCAAATCTTAGTATATGATGCACCTTGGTATTCTGGAGTAATAGACGAAGCATTTGTAAAACCATTTAAACCATCTGACGAAGGATTGGTTACATACGCTTTTTTATGAACTCCTGGAGTAAACTTATTTTCTACTAACGATACTATTGTATTCGTTCCTGTATAAGATACTGTCCCTACAGTTGAAGTAGGGACAGTATTTTCTATTATTTCTGTTGCTGTGAATGCTAGATCTGTTGGTGCAGCTTCTGTCTCCTCATTCTCTACAGTTATTTTTACAGATGCAAGGTAAATTTGTCTTGATGTAAGTTCATTAAAAGATTCATATTTAAATGCAATCCATATTTTCTCTTTACCTACTCCATAATCCGAGATACTCACCTCACCTTGGGTTAAACTTTCAAGGTCTAGAACATCATACCCTCCTGATGCATTTTTAACTTGATTAAAAAAGATATCATCCACTTGAGTAGAGAGTACTTGCCAATTAGTATGGCCAGATAAATCAGACGTTGGGTCTGTATCTGTTACTAAAATTGATACATCTTGATGTGCATTTGACCCGAACCTATACAACCCGCTATAATTTAGCAGTATATCTTTTGCTTGGTCTACATTAATACCTTCAGTACATAAATAAGAAGTAAATGCTTTTTTCTGAGGTTTCACCGAAGGGAAATAGGTAAACTTAGATGCACCACTTTCACTTAAAATATTAATTCCAGAAACAGACCATGTTTGTAACCACATACTACCAGAATAGGTAGATGTTAAATAATTTGTTGATGAAGTGTAGCCATTTAATCCAGAAGAGATTTCTTCGTCTGCTTGTGGTTTCGATTGTGTTCCTTGCTCAAAAGCAATTTCTGTTTGTGCAAAGCTTTCAAAGCATAAAGTTGTAAGGAAACTTAAAGCAAAAAAGCTAAATAGTAATTTCTTTTTCATACATACAATGTTTACAATAAGTAATAATTCTGATAGAGAGAGAGAAAGAATTTACACTCCCTCTCTCTTATTTGTTAGTTGTTATTTAAGCGTAATGTACGCTCCATTTTTTGTTATATTCCCGTTTTTAGAAGTTCTCTCTTTAGAGTAAAACTCCGAAGTAACGGGTCTGTCAGCCACACTTTGTAATGCTATAGAAAACTCTTGTTTCTTACCAGAGTCTATAATCAATTCTTTTATTTCAATTGCTGGAATACTTACTGTATACCAAGCCCAACCACCTTGTTCTCCTTTCTGAGTAACTTCAAAAGTTCCTATTTTACCACCTACTTGTGGGGCTTTTTTCCAAGTAATACTCTCTTCATTCCACTTATTAGATAATACGGTATGAACATCAATAATTGCATTTTTATCTGTTTGTTTACTAAATGCTTTTCCATACACATGTAAAACAATAAAATTTGCATTATCTAGTCCATCAATATTTTTCATGCTAAACTTCAAATAAGTTCTTCTACTGTACTTATTTTCTTTTTTCACATTACCTACTCTTAGCTTATTGCTTTGTGTGCTACCCATTGTTTTCACACTAGACTCACCACACTCTACATAAGCATCTTGCTTTACTTTTATTTTACCACCGTTCTTTGGTTCACCTGCTTGTACTAAAGAAACCATTCCTAAAGAAAAAAGTAGTATAAAAATTCTTGTTTTCATTTCTGTATCTATTTAATTGTTTGCGCTATTCGTATTATTAATCTATGTTACAAATGTACTTTTGATACTTATTAATAAGTGGAAAACTTGTACGTTTGAGAGGAACATTTATTCAAAAAACTGTCTTTTTGTTACTTTTAAGAGGATTTTCAGCGTTTACAATAAAAAAGTGTTGTATTAACACTAAACTTATTTGAAATGAAAAAAGCCACACATTTTTAAATGCATGGCCCTCTTATTGTTAAAGCAATTTTTGATTTAAAAAAACAAACCTTCTTTTTTCAAATCTTTGATCCAATCAGGTAACTCACCTAATCTTAATTCTAACTGTGCCTCAAATAAAGATGTTGTTTTAACGGGTGTACCTACAGATTCTAATACATCAATTGTAGAAGCATCAAATGATGCACCTTCCTGTCCATGGAATCCAACTACAATAGGAGGAATAACTTTCCAAAACCAAGTATCTTTTGCCCAAAAAGTAAAATTCTGCTCTGCCGCATCTGTCTCCTTAAAGTTCCAAATTACTAAGTTTCTTAAATGGTTTGGAAGGTTTTGTCTAGCTCCACCACCTCTGCCTGCAAAGAATCCACCTTCGACACAATCAAAAAGTGTGTTTCTTGGTTGTGAGGCATGAGATTCAAAAGATGTATTCGGTGTCCATCGTGTTCTCCAAATAACATTATTAGATGATGATCCGCCAGATACTCCATAAGAATGCCATACACCTGCCTGGTCATCACAATTTGCAATTAAAACACCCATAGATGCCGTCATAGAAATTGCATTATGCCCTGGGTTACCTTCGATAACACAATTTAATGCCGTAACTGCCGCAGATTTAGTTATGTGTACAGATCTACTAACATCTTTAAATCTACAATCTTGAACCCAAGAATCTGTTACACCATTTAGATTTAATATACTCCAACCTCCATCATGTACAGCATCTTTATGATGCTTAAATTCATCTTTCCAATTTCCTTCAAACGCTAAATGTTCAAAACCAATATGCTCTAAATGTGCATAAGATTTTAACGTCCACTCGTGTTTTGATTGTACATCATAATGAATTGGTTCTTCAAAAATTACATTCTTTCCTTCTATTGCCTTAACAATGTGTTTTTCGTTTACAATCACACCTTTGTTTAGAATGGTTTTCCAAGAAGGATCGCACTTAGCAGGGGCTAATTCATAATTTACTAAATCTGGAGCATTGTTTTTAACAGACAATAGAACCCAATCTCCTACTTTTATCTTATTAGTATTATCTACTTCAACAGAAAAAGTTTCTCTCTTTGCATTTCTGCTAACGTTAGCAAGAAACTTATCAGCTCCTTTAGGTACTGTTTTAATTGCAAAAGGTGCTGTCCATAATTTTGAAGGATCTGCAGCCTTTAAATCTAAATCAAAAAATAAAATAGATCCATCCGTTCCTTTTCCTTCTCCTCTAAATACAATATTAGAAGATCTTACAGTGATAAGGTCTGTCTTGTCTTTCTTAGTATTGATGTAATACTTTCCTTTAGGGAAAAAGATAATCCCTTCTCCATTTTGTTCTGCTGCTGCAATTGCTTTTTGAATCGCTTTTTTATCTGATTTTTTATCATTTGGTTTTGCTCCAAAATCTGTAACATCAAATATTTTGTAGTCAGCTACAGGTATACCCACTTCGCTATATTCATATCCTACAAAAGAAAAGTTGGGTAACTTTGGTGTTTCTCCTGTCTCTTGGCATGCTTTGTACTCTTTCCAAACTTCACTTTCTTGTGCAAAAACTGAAGATATAGAAACACTCAAAGTTGCTAGTAATGCTATAAGTAATTTCTTGTTCATTTCTTTCTTATATATTTGATTGTCTTTATTTATAGTCACTCAAATGTACGTATCTGCTCTAATTGTATAGGGTAGTAAATTCCAATTTTACTCCATAAAAGTACTATATATCTGTTTGTAGTTAAAGTATACTTATTTAACTGATGTAAAAGCGATGCTTATAAGTATTAATTTGTACAATTATTGAGGCAAAATGGGAACTATTGTTCAAATACATGTACATCATCATTATTATTCTACTGCTTGTTTTCTTTTTCTTTATTACGATTGTATAGCTTAAAAAATGCCTATTATTTTAAAAGAAAACGTAGTAATCAAAAACTTATTTTGAAGCTTTATCTAATTTTTTGAAATAACTATTAACCTTATAATCACAATACTTTGATAAAGGAGCCTGCTTTTTAGGAATCTCTTTTATTAACTTTTTGATAATTTGTTCCGATGTGTCTAATTCAGCAATATTATTCCATTCATTAGGATCGTCTACAAGGTTGTATAATTCTTGAGTGCCATCTTCATATTGAATAAACTTATACTTTTTATCTGTTACCGCTATATTGTTTTTACCATAGGATGTTATGGCAACGTGATTCCACTTCACGTAAGTATTTCCCATTAACGGCACTAAAGAATGCCCATCATTTTTCTTGTTTTCTGTTAACCCTGCCAACTCTAATAATGTTGGGTAAATATCTACTAGTTGAACAGGTTCATTAGTTACTTTACTGCCTGTATTTTTAGGTAATTTAAACGCAAGTACAGAACGTGTATCTCTTGTCCATAATGCTTGTTTTGCAAACCTATTCTTCTCTCCCAAGTGATACCCATGATCTGAAAATAAAACAACAATGGTGTTGTCTGCATATACCGATTCTTCTAAAGCATTTAAGACTTTACCTATCTGAGCATCCACAAAATAAATACAGGCTAAATATGCTTGAACTGCCTCTTTCCATTGTCCTCTTTGAATAAGTTCCTCTGTAGTTGGCATCATTGGGACATCTGCTATTTGCCTACCTAAAGTCGGTACATCTTGTAAATCATCTTTTTTATATGGAGGTAAAACAATATCATTTATTGGAAATGGAGTAAACCATTTTGCAGGAACATACCAAGGTACATGAGGTCTTACAAAACCGACTGCCATAAAAAATGGCTTATCATGTTTTTGTTGTAATTGATTTACTGCCCATTTTGCTGATTGAAAATCGCCTGTTTCTCTATCTTTTTCTGGAAACTTGCCCCAATCTGTTACCGTTCCTTTTGGTTTTCCAAACCATTCTGGATTGTAATTAAAATGCTTTTTAGGGTAAGGGCCATAGGTATCGAACTTATCTCCATAAACATCAAAAACATGCTGGTCGTCACCCCTATGGAAAATCTTACCAACACCTATAGAAGTGTATCCATTTTGTTCAAAATAGTCTGGAAGGTAGATCGCTTCTTGTACCACCGTATTTGCTTTTTTAATAACGGTGTCCTCTAATTGAACATAATTACCTGTAGTTGTTGGATACATACCTGTTAATAAAC
It encodes the following:
- a CDS encoding DNRLRE domain-containing protein, encoding MKKKLLFSFFALSFLTTLCFESFAQTEIAFEQGTQSKPQADEEISSGLNGYTSSTNYLTSTYSGSMWLQTWSVSGINILSESGASKFTYFPSVKPQKKAFTSYLCTEGINVDQAKDILLNYSGLYRFGSNAHQDVSILVTDTDPTSDLSGHTNWQVLSTQVDDIFFNQVKNASGGYDVLDLESLTQGEVSISDYGVGKEKIWIAFKYESFNELTSRQIYLASVKITVENEETEAAPTDLAFTATEIIENTVPTSTVGTVSYTGTNTIVSLVENKFTPGVHKKAYVTNPSSDGLNGFTNASSITPEYQGASYTKIWSTQKITLNGEEVYYPLIKNGNGTDATKEAFTSYLLLDRAIDVSDISNLVLEYGGASRYGTLSDNSLEIVVSTTAPVNPLTHSGWQVVKENVSADFLKLDNFNLDDLSGINVTNLDLSAYILGNTKLWVAFRATYSDTNIKNTILPICNVTTTSNPTYRLSGNDVILNKSLDYFTRPSGFTITAANAGGATASSFNVDVIPVPAFATTPESPEITEGDAGIEVATIVEEDKGLAVTYTLEGDDANLFTLTEGTITTAEALEAATQPTASLIIKGTADNGQITTLEVQVRINSTISLVVGGNTSDQQEINEDDITESFLIGELTTEGGAENATYTYSISGEDAAVVSINESNEIVFNEKPSVGTYTFNIVVTNTVDQSEIVFPYTVTITESIAPPVATEWIPEIWKDFQEKGDKSILPNFSYAGYHNSEIEIPTLSVTHNAVDFGILPNDNKDDAVALNTAFEEMGKAGGGVLLLPKGQYDFLTNPEDLVTINFSKSNIVLRGEGQGEDGTVLYFHNQIPRKGTEFGTFGMRIWGRSGTEVAKLEKTAIQGDRHLIVDTETALKAGDFILITVKNAEGDDMASRKMVFPLAKDDRWSSFNRSTAFQWSVEVINVNGKHISIKEPLPIDLETRYETVISTTNYTTETGIENLRFSSAWSGEYKHHGKNEDGSQEDEKTVYEMDYGWCALQLSKLSNSWVKDVTFENFTWDLNTSLSKGLTLQGINVIGKDGHHGIKVNGYGNVLKDAKISAFRTHPIGGTGIMVGNVFTNIELGDYDGTVDFHGGGFPAANLIENVNNIRCEGSGAMENMPNSGIANVFWNLEVPNEISAIENEFFYAWWMALLGQEEQSYLMYPQSKVIGVYNPEASNVQIAGSRADRATSGIYVEGLNKKGVYPASVFQQQLTDRLAKGTLVFGISIDGKQIEEFSPETENYFVAHTSTEAVMPTLIVDTDASNTVTITPKHSVNGSTHQIEVSSADGISKVYTIHYGFSNTENKTYASRKDVMVRGGSNSSKNYFDNSKIEIVAATNSTYLREALLSFNVSSLMNLDTLTEVNLNITGRAYKGTSVSYEVVAAAVDFDETTVTFDAKPEGLFKRVGFIELYQSDEDQLISIPLNLGEISEADSVQTFIIREITNILDTDGKAIFTSIYRSSVVANAPYISAFQFKPKQVELITSAEISSATYSIIHPTEATEMGEIEGIDIAQSKAQFLEDVIAPEGGSITVIAPSTHQIVADVYAGCIVESISQDGNLVYQYKVIAKENFAADIIDDTYVTSQYPTENFATSNYLEIGSNDKATYLKFDLSVMESVDKVMLKLYADKTNMSEDSDINVFGSTATSWFANEVSYSTTLGTSGSDLVADDAAILAENTIPSMEHNGNQIDYYFDVSDYVKAALEQGSKEVTFKVTGSNWVRFSSSYSVDEQVPELIFEGIYRENGPTSIGDVWNADVVLYPVPATTQLTLKMTTVKEGTKAVFFNGMGQQVMSRDIKAQETVIRLDTLSSGMYYVNIISDGEIILKKFIKQ
- a CDS encoding CBM96 family carbohydrate-binding protein, with amino-acid sequence MKTRIFILLFSLGMVSLVQAGEPKNGGKIKVKQDAYVECGESSVKTMGSTQSNKLRVGNVKKENKYSRRTYLKFSMKNIDGLDNANFIVLHVYGKAFSKQTDKNAIIDVHTVLSNKWNEESITWKKAPQVGGKIGTFEVTQKGEQGGWAWYTVSIPAIEIKELIIDSGKKQEFSIALQSVADRPVTSEFYSKERTSKNGNITKNGAYITLK